A section of the Pochonia chlamydosporia 170 chromosome 2, whole genome shotgun sequence genome encodes:
- a CDS encoding spastin (similar to Verticillium alfalfae VaMs.102 XP_003007272.1), whose protein sequence is MQEPAFKALPRRALATARASRPIPRRAFHSSCCNRHGGDSVPGGKPGEDSISEHDSGPDLHPATETAGGRTRNHSLNPMRNRLSRRRVVSALPPVNLPKQFLDNNISIYSPEKQPRLPAALVEDATHDKTSLLFQSHTPLSRQTHQTMEMYFETALTSLLLRDCELFMDFKRSRSDPKDHSWSTAASIEKVVRVWDMILDSAWHVVDCIYPARKAEYTYKVRPFWWWNIYKDLDHRTHKFRDQFLALTVSLDQQLSQAEQLTYPLPHAIADLPVDTLMTMSKAIERDLQTAPPTVFDPKTSKRPITVLSISGYGGRSIAEAVGQHLACWNRADLIHLDAQDLSLLVGDYLGLNWAYSRGALSMMGFRAAELNGKLAQDPTSPSRLNDEDDSDADAGIISLRASGGSLEEELQKIRQGEFDCFTKWENLKIDKILDHIIRAPELKRTPSQTSQRPILIHVHDIVELSMTLEGSLLLGRLRVMVDTAWQQGTNIAIVGTSSSEKPSDEFQDAVRQLATTDWVITRHIEPDRTYRRPMAKANTSQSRFSLQKTDYFAENICNINRMLSALSPETPSAALHMCNEHVKTHLRSGDPKFSLLRDSILPIPEIYHLACAFKALEENCKGSGATGVLDRCSMGPLRQQPGQRFLDEDDGDMDREADDARNQSREEPKSDARHVLKMNEYEKRISSGQINRENLRTTFADVHAPQETISALKLLTSLALVRPDAFSYGVLAQDKIPGCLLYGPPGTGKTMLAKAVAKESGANMLEISGATINDKWVGESEKLIRAVFTLAKRLEPCVVFIDEADSLLANRSMFSNRASHREHINQFLKEWDGMEETNAFIMVATNRPFDLDDAVLRRLPRKILVDLPLREDRAAILRLLLKDELLDDSVSLEALAKETPYYSGSDLKNVCVAAAMAAVEEENEAAAKHDGPEPYRYPERRILRNDHLESALKQIPASISEDMTSLKLIRKFDEEYGNRRKGSKKKASMGFGLLYEEGHSRTDEARIRP, encoded by the coding sequence ATGCAAGAGCCAGCCTTCAAAGCTTTGCCTAGGAGAGCCCTGGCAACGGCAAGAGCTTCTCGACCGATACCTCGACGAGCCTTTCACTCATCCTGCTGCAATCGCCATGGCGGTGACTCTGTGCCTGGAGGGAAACCGGGCGAGGACTCGATATCAGAACACGACAGTGGACCCGACCTACATCCAGCTACCGAGACTGCTGGCGGCCGCACGAGAAATCATTCCCTCAACCCTATGAGGAATCGCTTGTCCCGCCGGCGTGTAGTATCTGCTCTTCCCCCGGTTAACCTGCCGAAACAATTTCTCGATAATAACATATCTATATATTCCCCAGAAAAACAGCCGCGACTACCGGCAGCCCTAGTCGAAGATGCGACTCATGATAAGACGTCCCTTCTGTTTCAAAGCCATACACCTCTCTCCAGACAGACCCACCAAACCATGGAGATGTATTTTGAAACTGCCTTGACATCTTTGCTGTTAAGAGACTGCGAGCTCTTCATGGACTTCAAACGCTCTCGGAGCGACCCTAAAGACCATAGCTGGAGCACGGCTGCCTCAATTGAAAAGGTAGTTAGGGTCTGGGACATGATTCTTGATTCCGCGTGGCATGTCGTCGATTGCATTTACCCAGCGAGAAAAGCAGAGTATACATACAAAGTTCGCccattttggtggtggaacATATATAAAGACCTTGATCACAGAACCCACAAGTTCCGTGATCAGTTCCTCGCTCTCACTGTTTCCTTGGACCAACAACTCAGTCAGGCAGAGCAGCTCACATATCCCCTACCCCATGCAATTGCAGATCTCCCAGTAGATACTCTCATGACAATGTCCAAGGCAATTGAGCGCGACTTGCAAACTGCGCCACCAACAGTCTTCGACCCCAAGACTAGCAAACGACCCATCACGGTTCTCTCAATTTCTGGCTACGGCGGTAGATCAATAGCTGAGGCTGTAGGTCAGCATTTAGCATGCTGGAATCGCGCAGATTTGATTCACCTGGACGCACAAGACCTGTCCTTGCTTGTAGGCGACTATTTGGGCTTAAACTGGGCCTACTCTCGTGGAGCGCTCTCTATGATGGGCTTTCGTGCGGCAGAGTTGAACGGGAAGCTCGCACAGGATCCTACGAGTCCCTCTCGGCTGAATGACGAAGATGATAGTGATGCAGATGCTGGCATAATCAGCCTACGAGCTTCTGGCGGCTCGTTGGAGGAAGAGCTTCAAAAGATTCGACAGGGCGAATTCGATTGCTTCACTAAATGGGAAAACCTCAAAATCGACAAGATCTTGGACCATATTATTCGAGCCCCGGAGCTCAAGAGGACGCCATCCCAAACCTCACAGCGGCCAATTCTTATCCATGTTCACGACATTGTTGAGTTGAGCATGACACTAGAAGGGTCGCTGCTGCTTGGGAGGTTGAGGGTCATGGTAGACACTGCTTGGCAACAAGGAACAAACATCGCAATTGTAGGAACCTCGTCATCTGAGAAGCCTTCCGACGAGTTTCAGGATGCTGTCAGGCAATTGGCGACTACAGACTGGGTCATTACGCGGCATATTGAGCCAGACAGGACATACAGACGCCCGATGGCAAAGGCCAACACCTCCCAGAGCCGCTTTAGCCTTCAAAAGACGGACTACTTTGCCGAAAATATCTGCAACATAAATCGTATGCTTAGCGCATTAAGTCCTGAAACCCCCTCAGCGGCTCTGCATATGTGCAATGAGCATGTCAAAACCCATCTGCGCTCAGGGGATCCCAAGTTTTCTCTTCTACGGGATTCTATCCTGCCGATTCCCGAGATATATCACCTTGCATGCGCATTCAAGGCACTTGAAGAGAATTGTAAGGGATCCGGTGCGACCGGAGTTCTTGATCGGTGCTCAATGGGTCCGTTGCGACAGCAGCCTGGCCAACGTTtccttgacgaggacgacggTGACATGGACAGGGAGGCAGACGATGCTCGTAATCAAAGTCGTGAAGAGCCCAAATCAGACGCTCGACACGTATTGAAGATGAATGAGTATGAAAAGCGCATCTCCTCCGGCCAAATAAACCGAGAGAATCTTCGGACGACATTCGCGGATGTTCATGCCCCACAAGAGACTATATCGGCTCTCAAGCTGCTCACATCTCTAGCACTTGTGCGTCCCGATGCCTTTTCTTACGGCGTGCTTGCGCAGGATAAGATTCCAGGCTGCCTACTGTACGGGCCGCCTGGGACTGGTAAAACTATGCTTGCCAAAGCCGTGGCGAAGGAGAGCGGCGCCAATATGCTTGAAATCAGTGGCGCGACTATCAACGATAAATGGGTCGGAGAGAGTGAGAAGCTGATTCGGGCAGTTTTCACCTTGGCTAAAAGGCTAGAACCTTGTGTTGTTTTCATCGACGAGGCGGATTCTCTACTTGCGAATCGTAGCATGTTTAGCAACAGGGCTTCACATCGCGAGCATATTAACCAGTTTTTGAAGGAATGGGACGGTATGGAGGAGACTAATGCTTTTATCATGGTCGCAACGAATCGACCGTTTGATTTGGACGACGCTGTACTGCGGAGGTTGCCGCGCAAAATTCTCGTGGACCTGCCACTCAGGGAAGACCGCGCAGCTATCTTGCGGCTCCTGCTCAAGGATGAATTGTTGGATGATTCCGTCTCACTGGAAGCCTTGGCAAAAGAAACGCCGTACTATTCTGGATCTGATCTGAAAAATGTGTGCGTTGCAGCTGCTATGGCTGCggtggaggaagaaaatGAAGCAGCTGCGAAGCATGATGGCCCTGAGCCATATCGATACCCGGAACGCCGCATTCTGCGTAATGATCATCTGGAAAGTGCCTTGAAGCAGATCCCCGCGAGCATCAGTGAAGATATGACCTCGCTGAAGCTGATACGCAAGTTTGATGAGGAGTATGGGAACAGACGAAAAGggtcaaagaagaaagccTCAATGGGATTTGGTTTGCTGTATGAGGAAGGGCATAGCAGAACCGACGAGGCAAGAATTCGGCCGTAA
- a CDS encoding C6 zinc finger domain-containing protein (similar to Metarhizium acridum CQMa 102 XP_007814395.1), with protein MPFVVAQEPLPIATGCDAIDMKILWHFLGHTCTSFSIKGGDSRPVEDLMRNTVMDHAFNVRFLYNSVMALSCLHAIETRGDDMGDPLRLVHYQDGLFEAYSAAVSTAHPETYGALLANSLLLTALSSQNFRIPQTADLYIIQWMAIWRGIGTIFKRIDRRSLRGTGLEQLFYRPSMDLDAAFEYIPWNLKTLISSIPANDPDLIYIGTYVRGLRYLATLYQNMHQRGFGAVMKLRVITWFTYLPQDFVQLIFSRNCRALVILAHYAVFLKLTTGVWWLIGVGARSLQDICTFLGPAWYDELEAPMKAIQTENPVELARLLLGDTTWEPRTSSADTWSLQEEEEAKQLTLVDDQGRPVRYESEAGTMVLANPSQPDDEPVWNASL; from the coding sequence ATGCCTTTCGTTGTGGCTCAAGAACCCCTGCCGATTGCTACTGGCTGCGATGCCATCGATATGAAAATCCTCTGGCATTTCTTAGGCCATACCTGTACCTCTTTCTCTATTAAAGGCGGCGATTCCAGACCCGTGGAAGATCTCATGCGGAATACTGTCATGGACCACGCCTTCAATGTCAGATTTCTTTACAATTCAGTCATGGCTTTATCGTGTCTCCATGCCATTGAAACGAGGGGCGATGACATGGGTGATCCCCTTCGTCTTGTCCACTACCAGGACGGTTTATTCGAGGCCTACTCAGCAGCTGTTTCCACTGCTCATCCAGAAACGTACGGCGCATTGCTAGCCAACTCTCTTCTCCTCACAGCCCTATCTTCTCAAAATTTTCGAATCCCTCAGACTGCTGATCTCTACATTATTCAGTGGATGGCCATCTGGCGGGGTATCGGGACAATTTTTAAGAGAATAGATAGAAGATCCTTGAGGGGCACCGGGTTAGAACAACTATTTTATCGCCCGTCTATGGATCTTGATGCTGCTTTCGAATACATACCGTGGAATCTCAAAACCTTGATCTCCTCAATACCCGCCAATGATCCAGATCTTATCTACATTGGAACGTATGTCCGAGGACTGAGGTATCTAGCAACGCTGTACCAAAACATGCACCAGCGCGGATTTGGGGCTGTAATGAAATTACGTGTCATCACTTGGTTTACGTACTTACCTCAAGATTTCGTCCAACTGATCTTCAGCAGGAACTGTCGAGCGCTTGTCATTCTAGCTCATTACGCTGTTTTCCTCAAGCTAACTACTGGAGTTTGGTGGTTAATAGGCGTGGGTGCTAGGTCTCTCCAAGATATCTGCACATTCCTCGGCCCTGCGTGGTACGACGAACTGGAGGCCCCAATGAAAGCAATTCAAACCGAGAATCCGGTAGAGCTGGCAAGGCTGCTTCTGGGCGATACTACGTGGGAACCTCGAACGTCCTCGGCTGATACATGGAGTCTgcaggaagaggaagaggcgAAGCAGCTCACCTTAGTAGATGATCAAGGACGGCCTGTTCGCTATGAATCTGAAGCAGGGACCATGGTTCTGGCGAATCCGAGCCAACCTGACGACGAACCTGTGTGGAACGCTAGTCTATAA